In one window of Synchiropus splendidus isolate RoL2022-P1 chromosome 15, RoL_Sspl_1.0, whole genome shotgun sequence DNA:
- the LOC128771808 gene encoding potassium/sodium hyperpolarization-activated cyclic nucleotide-gated channel 2 isoform X1: MDGVAGVVGTPSSTGGSGGDSLPRRNGGDAKRRSKGSLPSPGYRLSQASLEGEKGSFSTDCTYSGGRGRRLSIISSSPRDCLPFRSAGTPSTPVPLPPPPTSSSSHPPPRSVGFATARTALASTSSTGTGVMVVATGPETTTTTACNTTTAGTPEMVGPSVMGGFGMGLDGEDYSSSNQSTFIQRQFGAMLQPGVNKFSLRMFGSHKAVAMEQERLKSAGAWIIHPYSDFRFYWDLLMLLLMMGNLIILPVGITFFRDENTPSWIIFNVVSDTLFMVDLVLNFRTGIVKEDSTEILLDPRAIRQNYLKSWFLVDFVSSIPVDYIFLMVDSLDSEVYRTARALRIVRFTKILSLLRLLRLSRLIRYIHQWEEIFHMTYDLASAMVRIVNLIGMMLLLCHWDGCLQFLVPMLQDFPPDCWVSKNLMVNDTWGVQYSYALFKAMSHMLCIGYGAQAPEGMTDVWLTMLSMIVGATCYAMFIGHATALIQSLDSSRRQYQEKYKQVEQYMSFHKLPADVRQKIHEYYEHRFQGKMFDEENILGELSEPLKEEIVSFNCRSLVANMPLFANADPNFVTAVLTKLRFEVFQPSDFIIREGTVGRKMYFIQHGRVSVLTRGNKETKLCDGSYFGEICLLTRGRRTASVRADTYCRLYSLSVDSFNEVLEEHPMMRRAFETVAVDRLDRIGRKNSMLLRKSSQGGSLGGTIGRGGGRGGGGPGAGGGLAASCLGSCDSMLVQQIVKHDSMPAMQDAIAAAAAGRSGVLSGSGAVSPRPRPVIWAPLVHAPLQTAAATSNVAIALMHQQQQQQQQLQQLQQHALGGAFFLPSPLISPSPSSTFPLSSPRAPVLQPLRPSVSSLIGMMAMGGMSGLPPRGFPASPSTMGAPNGLTSPPVAKTPSSSVPTSVQQGRVLHYNILPSMIGGSLGTPTPGAPPATTIPKVSTTNSPTSLGASADGNTPITSQQGAKEALLRHGVTSSQGLPALGRLTQEARLLSASQPTLPHRSWAGLQPHPPLHRKASGGNLLSAPFLAGQIARGGSAGVLASHVPVQLVTQNPQTQVPNIIPTQPSLAQAAITVNVPLHSQCSPHVATIPTASASHMPPTVSSSSPKQTPLSSAPQSPAPTPPSPTPMLAQTPRPKPITVNPSGSSSPPPNSPLSGATPLSLSSTPRPKPLGTPSPRSSSPSPSSTPPPSSVSTPVPSPQTFGPKSVNPSSSPPSSLVTLPTPHPQSPRAKTSCTTPSASPKSGPSPVPTPIPSPTLTQTTRTRTSTPLQTPSQPLSSLFTATQTPSQITTPAQCPPSTIAPSSSTLNKSQCATPCLQPCVMSSSRSSPTPSQILKQTPTQTTAPLTIASTSSPTKVKFSVHPVRLTSPILIPNPSVGFSHTVNSAPLTSLVQPSSSTASVQPLKQNSPITSPSSNSSKLQKPPSTPSTTTQASATAPNPSTHATTTANTNTGTKEPQLTLARRDSEGLRHKLPANM; encoded by the exons ATGGATGGGGTTGCTGGGGTTGTGGGCACTCCCAGCAGTACAGGGGGTTCTGGGGGTGACAGTCTGCCCAGGCGAAATGGAGGGGATGCAAAGAGGCGCAGTAAAGGCAGCCTGCCCTCCCCAGGGTACAGACTGTCCCAGGCTTCCCTGGAAGGTGAGAAGGGGTCCTTCAGCACTGACTGCACCTACTCAGGTGGACGTGGTCGTCGTCTCTCCATCATCAGCTCCTCCCCAAGAGACTGCCTTCCCTTTCGCTCGGCCGGCACACCATCCACTCCTGTgcccctcccacctcctccaacctcctcctcctctcaccctcCTCCCCGTTCGGTTGGTTTCGCCACAGCCCGGACTGCCCTagcctccacctcctctactGGCACCGGAGTGATGGTGGTGGCCACAGGTCCGGAGACCACAACCACCACTGCCTGCAACACCACCACAGCTGGCACACCGGAGATGGTGGGTCCGTCTGTGATGGGCGGCTTCGGGATGGGGCTGGACGGGGAGGACTACAGCAGCTCCAACCAGAGCACCTTCATCCAGAGACAGTTCGGGGCCATGCTTCAGCCGGGGGTCAACAAGTTTAGTCTCCGAATGTTTGGATCCCACAAAGCCGTGGCCATGGAGCAGGAGCGGCTGAAATCAGCGGGAGCGTGGATCATACACCCATACAGTGACTTCAG GTTCTACTGGGACTTGCTGATGCTGTTGCTAATGATGGGAAACCTGATCATCCTGCCAGTGGGCATCACCTTCTTCAGAGATGAGAACACGCCATCGTGGATCATCTTCAACGTTGTGTCCGACACTCTGTTCATGGTGGACCTGGTTCTCAACTTCCGAACAGGGATTGTCAAAGAAGACAGCACTGAAATCTTGCTTGACCCAAG GGCCATCCGACAGAACTACCTGAAGAGCTGGTTCCTGGTGGATTTTGTGTCCTCCATTCCGGTGGACTACATCTTCCTGATGGTGGACAGTCTGGACTCTGAGGTCTATAGGACAGCTCGGGCACTGCGGATCGTCCGCTTCACCAAAATCCTGAGCCTGCTCCGACTCCTGCGACTCTCCCGACTCATCCGCTACATACATCAGTGGGAAGAG ATTTTTCACATGACCTATGACCTTGCCAGTGCCATGGTGAGGATTGTAAATCTGATCggcatgatgctgctgctgtgccaTTGGGATGGATGTCTCCAGTTTCTTGTCCCCATGTTGCAGGATTTCCCCCCTGACTGTTGGGTTTCTAAGAACTTAATGGTG AATGACACGTGGGGCGTCCAGTACTCCTATGCTCTTTTCAAAGCCATGAGCCACATGTTGTGCATTGGGTACGGCGCCCAGGCCCCAGAGGGCATGACTGACGTGTGGCTCACCATGCTCAGCATGATCGTAGGTGCCACCTGCTATGCCATGTTTATCGGCCATGCTACCGCTCTCATCCAGTCACTGGATTCCTCCCGGCGACAGTATCAAGAAAAG TACAAGCAAGTGGAACAATACATGTCCTTTCACAAGCTGCCTGCTGATGTGCGACAAAAGATCCACGAATACTACGAACACCGTTTCCAGGGGAAAATGtttgatgaagaaaatataCTTGGGGAACTCAGTGAGCCGCTGAAGGAG GAGATTGTCAGCTTTAACTGCCGCAGTCTTGTGGCCAACATGCCGCTGTTCGCCAATGCGGATCCCAACTTTGTTACGGCCGTTCTCACCAAGCTTCGATTTGAAGTTTTTCAGCCTTCAGATTTTATCATTCGGGAGGGCACAGTGGGACGGAAGATGTATTTTATCCAGCATGGGCGAGTCAGCGTGCTGACCCGAGGAAACAAGGAGACCAAACTTTGTGATGGATCTTACTTTGGAG AGATTTGTTTGTTGACCCGAGGACGGAGGACTGCCAGTGTCCGGGCTGACACATATTGTCGCCTGTATTCCCTCAGCGTGGACAGCTTTAATGAGGTGTTGGAAGAACACCCGATGATGCGACGTGCCTTTGAAACAGTCGCTGTTGACCGCTTGGACCGGATTG GGAGAAAAAACTCCATGCTCCTCAGGAAGTCATCTCAAGGAGGTTCTCTTGGAGGCACCATCGGTCGTGGTGGAGGTCGAGGCGGAGGAGGCCCAGGTGCGGGTGGTGGCTTGGCAGCCAGCTGTCTGGGATCCTGTGACAGTATGCTGGTGCAGCAGATTGTCAAACATGACAGCATGCCTGCCATGCAAGATGCCatcgcagctgcagcagcaggaagaagcGGAGTCTTGAGTGGAAGCGGTGCTGTATCTCCAAGACCCCGCCCTGTTATCTGGGCCCCACTGGTCCACGCACCCTTACAGACTGCAGCTGCAACCAGTAACGTAGCCATTGCCCTCatgcatcagcagcagcaacagcaacagcagctccaacagctgcagcagcatgCCCTTGGAGGAGCTTTTTTTCTGCCTTCCCCTCTAATCTCTCCATCCCCCTCTTCAACTTTCCCTCTATCTTCTCCTCGCGCCCCTGTTTTACAGCCCCTCCGGCCCTCTGTCAGCTCCCTTATTGGAATGATGGCCATGGGAGGGATGAGTGGTTTACCCCCAAGGGGATTCCCTGCATCCCCATCTACCATGGGAGCACCCAATGGGTTGACGTCACCACCAGTTGCCAAAACTCCCTCCTCCTCAGTTCCAACATCTGTCCAGCAAGGACGGGTTCTTCATTACAATATTCTTCCCTCGATGATTGGTGGGTCACTTGGAACCCCAACACCTGGAGCACCGCCAGCGACCACGATTCCCAAGGTTTCCACCACCAACTCTCCCACTAGTTTGGGTGCCTCAGCAGATGGAAACACACCTATAACAAGTCAGCAGGGAGCTAAAGAAGCACTTTTGCGTCATGGGGTAACTAGCTCTCAGGGTCTACCTGCATTAGGAAGGCTTACCCAGGAGGCCAGGCTGCTATCTGCCTCCCAACCAACCTTGCCTCACCGCTCCTGGGCTGGCCTCCAGCCTCATCCACCTCTCCACCGGAAAGCCTCTGGAGGCAATTTATTGTCAGCTCCTTTCCTTGCAGGTCAGATAGCCAGGGGTGGAAGTGCAGGGGTCTTGGCCTCTCATGTCCCTGTACAGCTGGTGACACAAAATCCCCAAACTCAAGTGCCCAATATCATTCCCACTCAGCCTTCTCTTGCACAAGCTGCCATTACTGTCAATGTGCCACTGCACTCCCAATGTTCCCCACATGTAGCGACCATCCCCACAGCATCAGCATCGCACATGCCCCCGACagtgtcctcctcttctccaaaGCAAACTCCCCTCTCTTCTGCACCCCAGTCACCTGCACCCACCCCCCCATCTCCTACACCAATGCTTGCACAGACTCCCCGGCCAAAGCCAATTACAGTGAACCCATCAGggtcctcctcacctcctccaaaCTCCCCCTTATCCGGGGCAACACCCCTGTCACTTTCCTCAACACCTCGCCCGAAACCACTTGGTACACCTTCTCCCCGCTCTTCTTCCCCCTCGCCATCCTCAacacctcctccctcttcagtTTCAACCCCTGTTCCATCACCTCAAACATTTGGCCCAAAGTCAGTCAACCCCTCATCCTCTCCCCCATCTTCGTTAGTCACCTTGCCAACACCACATCCACAGAGCCCAAGAGCCAAGACTTCCTGCACAACTCCCTCTGCATCACCTAAGTCTGGTCCAAGTCCAGTCCCAACCCCTATTCCCTCTCCAACTCTGACTCAGACCACACGCACTCGCACCAGCACTCCACTGCAAACTCCCAGTCAACCCCTCTCATCTCTTTTCACGGCAACCCAAACACCCTCTCAGATCACCACCCCAGCACAATGTCCACCTTCAACTATTGCTCCATCCAGTTCCACATTGAATAAATCCCAGTGTGCGACTCCTTGTCTACAGCCCTGTGTCATGAGCTCATCGAGGAGTTCTCCAACTCCAAGCCAAATACTAAAACAAACTCCAACCCAAACAACAGCTCCTCTCACGATAGCTAGCACAAGTTCTCCTACCAAAGTGAAGTTCTCCGTTCATCCAGTAAGACTAACTTCTCCCATTCTCATTCCAAACCCCTCGGTGGGATTCAGCCACACAGTAAACTCAGCCCCATTGACAAGCTTGGTCCAACCAAGTAGCTCGACTGCATCAGTACAACCACTGAAGCAAAACTCCCCCATCACAAGCCCCTCTAGCAACTCCTCCAAACTTCAGAAGCCGCCCTCGACACCCAGCACAACCACTCAGGCATCCGCAACTGCACCCAACCCCTCCACCCATGCGACGACAACTGCTAACACAAACACAGGTACAAAGGAACCCCAGCTGACACTTGCCAGAAGAGACTCAGAAGGACTGAGACACAAACTGCCTGCCAACATGTAA
- the LOC128771808 gene encoding potassium/sodium hyperpolarization-activated cyclic nucleotide-gated channel 3 isoform X2: MVVATGPETTTTTACNTTTAGTPEMVGPSVMGGFGMGLDGEDYSSSNQSTFIQRQFGAMLQPGVNKFSLRMFGSHKAVAMEQERLKSAGAWIIHPYSDFRFYWDLLMLLLMMGNLIILPVGITFFRDENTPSWIIFNVVSDTLFMVDLVLNFRTGIVKEDSTEILLDPRAIRQNYLKSWFLVDFVSSIPVDYIFLMVDSLDSEVYRTARALRIVRFTKILSLLRLLRLSRLIRYIHQWEEIFHMTYDLASAMDFPPDCWVSKNLMVNDTWGVQYSYALFKAMSHMLCIGYGAQAPEGMTDVWLTMLSMIVGATCYAMFIGHATALIQSLDSSRRQYQEKYKQVEQYMSFHKLPADVRQKIHEYYEHRFQGKMFDEENILGELSEPLKEEIVSFNCRSLVANMPLFANADPNFVTAVLTKLRFEVFQPSDFIIREGTVGRKMYFIQHGRVSVLTRGNKETKLCDGSYFGEICLLTRGRRTASVRADTYCRLYSLSVDSFNEVLEEHPMMRRAFETVAVDRLDRIGRKNSMLLRKSSQGGSLGGTIGRGGGRGGGGPGAGGGLAASCLGSCDSMLVQQIVKHDSMPAMQDAIAAAAAGRSGVLSGSGAVSPRPRPVIWAPLVHAPLQTAAATSNVAIALMHQQQQQQQQLQQLQQHALGGAFFLPSPLISPSPSSTFPLSSPRAPVLQPLRPSVSSLIGMMAMGGMSGLPPRGFPASPSTMGAPNGLTSPPVAKTPSSSVPTSVQQGRVLHYNILPSMIGGSLGTPTPGAPPATTIPKVSTTNSPTSLGASADGNTPITSQQGAKEALLRHGVTSSQGLPALGRLTQEARLLSASQPTLPHRSWAGLQPHPPLHRKASGGNLLSAPFLAGQIARGGSAGVLASHVPVQLVTQNPQTQVPNIIPTQPSLAQAAITVNVPLHSQCSPHVATIPTASASHMPPTVSSSSPKQTPLSSAPQSPAPTPPSPTPMLAQTPRPKPITVNPSGSSSPPPNSPLSGATPLSLSSTPRPKPLGTPSPRSSSPSPSSTPPPSSVSTPVPSPQTFGPKSVNPSSSPPSSLVTLPTPHPQSPRAKTSCTTPSASPKSGPSPVPTPIPSPTLTQTTRTRTSTPLQTPSQPLSSLFTATQTPSQITTPAQCPPSTIAPSSSTLNKSQCATPCLQPCVMSSSRSSPTPSQILKQTPTQTTAPLTIASTSSPTKVKFSVHPVRLTSPILIPNPSVGFSHTVNSAPLTSLVQPSSSTASVQPLKQNSPITSPSSNSSKLQKPPSTPSTTTQASATAPNPSTHATTTANTNTGTKEPQLTLARRDSEGLRHKLPANM, encoded by the exons ATGGTGGTGGCCACAGGTCCGGAGACCACAACCACCACTGCCTGCAACACCACCACAGCTGGCACACCGGAGATGGTGGGTCCGTCTGTGATGGGCGGCTTCGGGATGGGGCTGGACGGGGAGGACTACAGCAGCTCCAACCAGAGCACCTTCATCCAGAGACAGTTCGGGGCCATGCTTCAGCCGGGGGTCAACAAGTTTAGTCTCCGAATGTTTGGATCCCACAAAGCCGTGGCCATGGAGCAGGAGCGGCTGAAATCAGCGGGAGCGTGGATCATACACCCATACAGTGACTTCAG GTTCTACTGGGACTTGCTGATGCTGTTGCTAATGATGGGAAACCTGATCATCCTGCCAGTGGGCATCACCTTCTTCAGAGATGAGAACACGCCATCGTGGATCATCTTCAACGTTGTGTCCGACACTCTGTTCATGGTGGACCTGGTTCTCAACTTCCGAACAGGGATTGTCAAAGAAGACAGCACTGAAATCTTGCTTGACCCAAG GGCCATCCGACAGAACTACCTGAAGAGCTGGTTCCTGGTGGATTTTGTGTCCTCCATTCCGGTGGACTACATCTTCCTGATGGTGGACAGTCTGGACTCTGAGGTCTATAGGACAGCTCGGGCACTGCGGATCGTCCGCTTCACCAAAATCCTGAGCCTGCTCCGACTCCTGCGACTCTCCCGACTCATCCGCTACATACATCAGTGGGAAGAG ATTTTTCACATGACCTATGACCTTGCCAGTGCCATG GATTTCCCCCCTGACTGTTGGGTTTCTAAGAACTTAATGGTG AATGACACGTGGGGCGTCCAGTACTCCTATGCTCTTTTCAAAGCCATGAGCCACATGTTGTGCATTGGGTACGGCGCCCAGGCCCCAGAGGGCATGACTGACGTGTGGCTCACCATGCTCAGCATGATCGTAGGTGCCACCTGCTATGCCATGTTTATCGGCCATGCTACCGCTCTCATCCAGTCACTGGATTCCTCCCGGCGACAGTATCAAGAAAAG TACAAGCAAGTGGAACAATACATGTCCTTTCACAAGCTGCCTGCTGATGTGCGACAAAAGATCCACGAATACTACGAACACCGTTTCCAGGGGAAAATGtttgatgaagaaaatataCTTGGGGAACTCAGTGAGCCGCTGAAGGAG GAGATTGTCAGCTTTAACTGCCGCAGTCTTGTGGCCAACATGCCGCTGTTCGCCAATGCGGATCCCAACTTTGTTACGGCCGTTCTCACCAAGCTTCGATTTGAAGTTTTTCAGCCTTCAGATTTTATCATTCGGGAGGGCACAGTGGGACGGAAGATGTATTTTATCCAGCATGGGCGAGTCAGCGTGCTGACCCGAGGAAACAAGGAGACCAAACTTTGTGATGGATCTTACTTTGGAG AGATTTGTTTGTTGACCCGAGGACGGAGGACTGCCAGTGTCCGGGCTGACACATATTGTCGCCTGTATTCCCTCAGCGTGGACAGCTTTAATGAGGTGTTGGAAGAACACCCGATGATGCGACGTGCCTTTGAAACAGTCGCTGTTGACCGCTTGGACCGGATTG GGAGAAAAAACTCCATGCTCCTCAGGAAGTCATCTCAAGGAGGTTCTCTTGGAGGCACCATCGGTCGTGGTGGAGGTCGAGGCGGAGGAGGCCCAGGTGCGGGTGGTGGCTTGGCAGCCAGCTGTCTGGGATCCTGTGACAGTATGCTGGTGCAGCAGATTGTCAAACATGACAGCATGCCTGCCATGCAAGATGCCatcgcagctgcagcagcaggaagaagcGGAGTCTTGAGTGGAAGCGGTGCTGTATCTCCAAGACCCCGCCCTGTTATCTGGGCCCCACTGGTCCACGCACCCTTACAGACTGCAGCTGCAACCAGTAACGTAGCCATTGCCCTCatgcatcagcagcagcaacagcaacagcagctccaacagctgcagcagcatgCCCTTGGAGGAGCTTTTTTTCTGCCTTCCCCTCTAATCTCTCCATCCCCCTCTTCAACTTTCCCTCTATCTTCTCCTCGCGCCCCTGTTTTACAGCCCCTCCGGCCCTCTGTCAGCTCCCTTATTGGAATGATGGCCATGGGAGGGATGAGTGGTTTACCCCCAAGGGGATTCCCTGCATCCCCATCTACCATGGGAGCACCCAATGGGTTGACGTCACCACCAGTTGCCAAAACTCCCTCCTCCTCAGTTCCAACATCTGTCCAGCAAGGACGGGTTCTTCATTACAATATTCTTCCCTCGATGATTGGTGGGTCACTTGGAACCCCAACACCTGGAGCACCGCCAGCGACCACGATTCCCAAGGTTTCCACCACCAACTCTCCCACTAGTTTGGGTGCCTCAGCAGATGGAAACACACCTATAACAAGTCAGCAGGGAGCTAAAGAAGCACTTTTGCGTCATGGGGTAACTAGCTCTCAGGGTCTACCTGCATTAGGAAGGCTTACCCAGGAGGCCAGGCTGCTATCTGCCTCCCAACCAACCTTGCCTCACCGCTCCTGGGCTGGCCTCCAGCCTCATCCACCTCTCCACCGGAAAGCCTCTGGAGGCAATTTATTGTCAGCTCCTTTCCTTGCAGGTCAGATAGCCAGGGGTGGAAGTGCAGGGGTCTTGGCCTCTCATGTCCCTGTACAGCTGGTGACACAAAATCCCCAAACTCAAGTGCCCAATATCATTCCCACTCAGCCTTCTCTTGCACAAGCTGCCATTACTGTCAATGTGCCACTGCACTCCCAATGTTCCCCACATGTAGCGACCATCCCCACAGCATCAGCATCGCACATGCCCCCGACagtgtcctcctcttctccaaaGCAAACTCCCCTCTCTTCTGCACCCCAGTCACCTGCACCCACCCCCCCATCTCCTACACCAATGCTTGCACAGACTCCCCGGCCAAAGCCAATTACAGTGAACCCATCAGggtcctcctcacctcctccaaaCTCCCCCTTATCCGGGGCAACACCCCTGTCACTTTCCTCAACACCTCGCCCGAAACCACTTGGTACACCTTCTCCCCGCTCTTCTTCCCCCTCGCCATCCTCAacacctcctccctcttcagtTTCAACCCCTGTTCCATCACCTCAAACATTTGGCCCAAAGTCAGTCAACCCCTCATCCTCTCCCCCATCTTCGTTAGTCACCTTGCCAACACCACATCCACAGAGCCCAAGAGCCAAGACTTCCTGCACAACTCCCTCTGCATCACCTAAGTCTGGTCCAAGTCCAGTCCCAACCCCTATTCCCTCTCCAACTCTGACTCAGACCACACGCACTCGCACCAGCACTCCACTGCAAACTCCCAGTCAACCCCTCTCATCTCTTTTCACGGCAACCCAAACACCCTCTCAGATCACCACCCCAGCACAATGTCCACCTTCAACTATTGCTCCATCCAGTTCCACATTGAATAAATCCCAGTGTGCGACTCCTTGTCTACAGCCCTGTGTCATGAGCTCATCGAGGAGTTCTCCAACTCCAAGCCAAATACTAAAACAAACTCCAACCCAAACAACAGCTCCTCTCACGATAGCTAGCACAAGTTCTCCTACCAAAGTGAAGTTCTCCGTTCATCCAGTAAGACTAACTTCTCCCATTCTCATTCCAAACCCCTCGGTGGGATTCAGCCACACAGTAAACTCAGCCCCATTGACAAGCTTGGTCCAACCAAGTAGCTCGACTGCATCAGTACAACCACTGAAGCAAAACTCCCCCATCACAAGCCCCTCTAGCAACTCCTCCAAACTTCAGAAGCCGCCCTCGACACCCAGCACAACCACTCAGGCATCCGCAACTGCACCCAACCCCTCCACCCATGCGACGACAACTGCTAACACAAACACAGGTACAAAGGAACCCCAGCTGACACTTGCCAGAAGAGACTCAGAAGGACTGAGACACAAACTGCCTGCCAACATGTAA